The region TAGCGGTTTCAAATAAACGTTTAAAACAATTTTTTGCGATTGTGAAATCTGGAATTCCATATAATGCGAACCGTGTTTCGGTTCTGAAAATAGGAAAATAATAGCTTATTGAATTGGAAATAAATCGACCAAAGAAGATGTGCTCTACTTCAACAATACCAGCATACTATTGATTAAATTTAATCAAGAAAAAGTTTGTTTTTTTACTCAAAAAAACATCATAAATAGTAAAACTCCAGCCTTTCCTCAGTCGCACTTCCTTTAAAAACCCAAACGATCGTTTTGCTCCCTATTCTTAGCAATGGATAAGGCAACAAGGCATATAGCGTTAGTCTATCGGCATACCATATGCTTAGTTATTGTAGCCGGTTATTTTATTCTCGAATATTCATAAAGTAAGAAAAAGTATTATTTAATTTTTTAGAAGGTTTTTTAGCAACATATTCTACTAAATTGGATGAATAATTGCCAACTACAGCTGAAATTCCACTTAAATAGGCGGTTGCCATAGGTGACAAATCTTGTTGTATGCCTATTGATGCACCTACGACTCCAGTTCCAAAAGGAATTGCTTGGTTCAAAAATTTATTTAAATTTTTTAGAAATTCACTTTGGTAATTTGATAGTAAAGGTTCAATTTCTTTGCTGATATAATTATCAACTTCCTTTATAAAATCATAATCAAATTCAGTTTCTTTTAGAAAGGAAATTGCCCGTAACAAATTACGCCTTAATTTTATACATATGTGAAATGAGTTTTCTCTGGTTATAATCAATTCCTTAACGGAAATATCAGAAAGAACTTCGTCGGGCAAAATTATTTGAGATATTTTGTGTAATAGATATTGTAACTTATCTATTTCTTTCCCGTATTGAGTTTTGAATTTATTATTAACTTCTTTTTCTGAGTTTGCTTTGGCAATTTCGTTTTTATAGCATATCCTTTAGCAATATGATTATCTATAAAAATTGGTGTTAAATTGAATTCGGTACAAACAGCCAAACATTTGTCAATCCTTGCAGTAATTGAATAGCGTTGATGGTCTAAAGTGAATTTCTTGTTTTCTTCTTCATCAAAAAAATTGACAATAGATGGAATATCAGGATAGATTTTAATTCCTGTTGGACTAATAAAACCTCCTCTAAATAGACCAGTCTCTCTTGTAAAATCTTCTTGTCTCTTTCATAAAGGTAGAAATGAATTTAAAAGTTCAGGGTTTGCGGTGTCAAAGTCGTACGCTAGACGCAAAGGAAGCCAGTTTTGGTTATAAAATTTTCTTAATCTCAAATCAATTACCCTTATAATCCCTTTGCTTATTGGATAGTCAAATTTATCTAATAACTCCTCCTCTTGATATTCAAAATTTTTTGCCGTTGTAAAGAATTCCATATTCATTGCCGGTAATTGTTACGTTGCCGTAATTGATTGTCGACACCTCTGAAGATATCAAAACATTATTTTCGATTGGTTCTAAAAAATAGATGGTATCAAAAATTAGTAACAACCTTTTTAGATATGATTCCGATACAGGTTCGTGATTTATGATAAGACCTTCTAATTTTTTATCCATTTATTAATTTTAAATATCCGATTAATTGCGGTACAACAGGTTGTATTGAGAACAAAAGTCCTTGTTATATCGTATTATTTCCGGCTAATAGGAACTTTTGTTCTTCTTTATTATTTTAGTTTAAAGTTAATAAAATAGTGTCTAACGGACTCGTAATATCCAATAAATCTTTCTTGGTAAAATGCATACAAATCATTATGGTTTCTGGTTTTGAATGCCCTAAAAGAAAGTATCTGTCAATAGCGTATTAAACCATTAAAAAAGAGAAAGGTAAATTTTTTCCACAAAGATATCTCTGTGGTTCAACACAAAAAAGACCTTTCTGAGATGTCAAAAATAACATTGTTTTCACAAATAATCTCTCAATTAGAGACTCTAGATTTCACAAATTGGTTAAAAACCATCAAAGCGATAAGCATCAAAAAGGTTTAATAATTGGTCTCACTTAGTTTTAATGCTCTTTTATCAATTTTAGAACAGCCAATTTTACTTGAGATAAGCAGCTGACTGCACTCTGTAACGGGTAATCTCAATCATTTAGGGATGCTTAAAGCACCTTCAAATCCCATATTAAGTTATCGCAACAAAACCCGTAAAATGGTCGAATTTGATGTACCTAAAATTTATTTAGGACAGGATTGACGTTTTAATTATTATTTGTTCTTTTTTCATATTTAAAGTTGTACCTTAAAAAAATACTTTCCAACACAAATCATTTTTCAACATTTCATTAACGTTCTAAAACAAAACGACTTTTGGGGCATCACTAAAACAATACATTATGAGAAATAGTAAAATTATCATTTCATTACTCATGCTAACAATTGTATTTAATCATTGTGCAAAACTAGAAAATCTAGTTGATCCAGATACAGAATCGTTAGACAGTTTTATCGTTCCTGCTAACTTTGATTGGAAGACTACGCAAACCTTGAATGTTTCTGTGGTTTTACCAAATAATGGAAATATTCAACCATTGATTATAAGTAATAGTTCAGGGTCAAAAATATTTTTTAAGGGATACCCAGATGACGGATCTAGAACGTTAAATACTATAATAACGATTCCCTCATACATTAGTGAACTGAGATTAATGTACAACGGTACGAATGAAGCAACTATAGATTTAGTAAGTAACTCTTCGTTGTCTTATAACTTCAATACAGGAAGTAAATTAGGAAACAAAAGTGATTTTTCTCCAATTACTCTTGGTTCAATTGCGAACTTTGCCATCTTTGCAAGTGCAGGAGCGGCATCAAGTGCAGGGGTTTCAGTGATTACAGGAAATGTAGGAGCAAATGTCGGGGCCATATCGGGTTTTGGCTTTCCTTCAGTTTTAAATGGGATTATTGAGAATGCCAATATTGTTACTACGCAAGCAGTCTCAGATTTAAATGATCTTGTTGTTCAAATAGTCAATACAGTAACTACAAATTCAAACCACTCGGCAGTTTTCGGCTCTGAAACACTAACTCCAGGTGTTTATGCGATAGGAGCTGCGGCATCTATAGCAGGTACGCTTACCTTAGATGCAGAAGGAGATAGGAATGCTCAATTTATTTTTAAAATCGGAGGTGCATTTACAACCGCTGCAAATGCAAAAGTATTGCTGATAAATGGCGCTTCACCGGATAATGTATTTTGGCTTGCTACAGGCGCATGTGCTATGGCGGCTTCAACTAGCATTAGTGGGAATGTAATTGCTAATCCTGGAGCGGTTTCTATGGGTGATAATGGCAAATTAAACGGTAGACTACTCTCTGTTACGGGTGCTGTTAGCATGCTTAATGGCAGTGCTTTAATTCCATATCCTTCGTATAGCGGAACCTTAGCTTTTGAAGATTTATGGCCTTCAACTGGAGATTATGACTTTAATGATTTAGTGGTTGATTATGATTTTAATATTATCAAGAACAATCAGGAGTTTGTACAGAGTATAAACGCTTCCTTCAAAATTCAAGCATTCGGAGCTGCTGCGCACAATGGATTTGGATTTACATTGCCAACAGTGAATCCCAACGATGTGGTTTCTGTTAGTGGGTATGATGTATTAAATAATGCTGTTTTTAATATTGGGAGCAACGGACTCGAGAATGGTCAAAGTAAATCTACGATCATTGTTTTTGATGATACTTACAGAGTGATGCCCACATCAACAGGAGGTACTGGTGCGAACACACAATTAGCTTACGGCTATAACGAACCTGTAACTATTGTTGTCAATATTATTTTAGCCGATAACGCTATTACATTTAGAGAATTAGACATTAATTCTTTTAATCCATTTATGATAGTGGGCACTTCAGTAAATGGAGGGTCTGGCTCAAGAGTTAAGGAAGTGCATCTGGCTAATTTCGAACCTTCAGATTTGTTTGACAGTAGTCTTTTTGGACAGTCTTCGGACGATTCTTCTCCGGTTGACGGACGGTACTTTTTAACCGCTGATAATCTGCCGTCAGCGATCAATATTGCTGAAAACTTCGATTGGGTATTTGAGTATCAAGACATTACTGAAGCTTATCTGTTGTTTAAGGATTGGGCAGAAAGCAGTGGAAACATACATAACGATTGGTACTTAGAGGGTGAAACCTACAGAGATATCAACTTGATTTATCCAAATCCTGCTGGTAATTAAAACAGGCATATTGTAAGTAACCACTGCTAATTTTAAATTCTTTTTTAAAATGTAAGAATAGATGCTGTACTGTATTTTCCTCCTTTTAGACTTTCTATAAAATAGACTTTTGGCTTATAGGGATTGGAATAATTTTTAATGAATGGACAAGCACTTTCGGTTATTGTCGCCATGTTTTCTTTTTCATCATTTTCTGTTTTCAGAAAAACCCTTATCTTGTTGAAAATTATTTTTATGAAAGCTATAGTATGCAATAAATTCGGAACTCCAAATACTTTACAGTTTCAAGAAATAGAAAGTCCATCACCTAAAAAAGATGAAATTTTAATTGCTGTAAAAGCATGTAGTGTAAATTTTCCTGATACTTTAATTATTCAAGGTAAATATCAATTTAGACCCGAATTCCCTTTTTCACCTGGAAGTGATGTTGCCGGCATTGTAGAAAAAATAGGTGAGGACGTACAACAATTTAAAGTGGGCGATAAGGTGGTTGGTTTTATCTCGTTTGGAGGTTTTGCAGAAAAAGCAATTGTAAAGGCAAAAGATTGTTTTCCGAAACCTAAAGGCATGTCTATGGTAAACGCATCTGCTTTTTTATTGGCATACGGAACTTCTTATCATGCTTTAAAGGATAGAGCGAATTTACAAAAAGGAGAAACTATTTTAATTTTAGGAGCTTCAGGAGGTGTTGGTTTAACCGCTTTGGAGTTGGCAAAATTAATGGGAGCAAAAGTAATTGCTGCAGCATCTACTAAAGAAAAATTAGATTTGTGTACACAATTCGGAGCAGATGAAGTCATCAATTATACCGAAGAAAGTTTAAAGGATAAAGTAAAGGAATTAACCAATGGCAGCGGGGTAGATGTTATTTACGATCCTGTTGGTGGGCATTTTTCTGAATTGGCGCTAAGAGCCATTGCTTGGAAAGGAAGACATTTAGTGATTGGATTTGCGAACGGCGAAATTCCTAAAATTCCTATTAATTTAACCTTGTTAAAAGGGGCAAGTATTGTGGGTGTTTTTTGGGGAGCATTTGCTCAAAAAGAACCTAAAAAGAGTTTAGAGAACATACATCAGCTATTAACCTGGTTTACAAAAGGATATTTAAAACCACATATTAACAAAACGTATGCGCTAAAAGAGGCACCAAAAGCGCTAGAAGATATGATACAAAGAAAAGTAAAAGGAAAAATTGTAATTGATATGGACTTGTAATTACTTAAAATTCCAGTTGTTGTAATTGCTTGAAGTTTCTAATTTATGTTCCAAATCATCTGGTAAATCATGAAAAAAGTCGATACCTGTTTTCTCTTCTAATGCATCAATAGAAACTACAAATTTTTGCAGTGGTTTTTCACTTTGTTCATGCGGCATCAAAAAAGCAATTGCTTTTACTTCTCGTTGAGAATACACTAATAAAAGTTTATAAAAATAGTTCGGTACAGAGACTTTTTCTGAACCAATAGTCTTTAAATTATCTTCTAAAATACCTCCAGTAATTACATATAATTTACCGTATTTCTTTGCCCAACTTCTTGTTTTCTGCTCTAATTTATTCCAAATACCAGCATTAAAGGCTTGTTTTTGGGGCGAAATATTAGAAGTGTAAAAAGTTTCATGATAGCTTTTTTTCGATAATCTTCTATCACCTGCCGGACATAAATGTCCGCGATCATAGCCCGATTTTTTATAGTTCCTCCAGTCCGCAGAAGTTGTTTTTACTTTTGGGTCTTCAATAAAATAAGGGCGCTCTCTATGGGTGTAAACAATATCTTTTTTATCCAAAGAATACGCAACCCATTCTGCTTGTTCGTGTTTTTCTGAATACGATAAACTATAACCATCATGCAAAACAATTGCGCCCGTTGTTGATGTTGGTAAATAATTAAACTCACTGATTTTATCTTCGGATATGGTATTTAAAGAATTAGAAATAGCATCATTCGTTTTGTTTTGATACAAAGAAAAAGACAACACAAGCACCAATATAATCGCAGAGATAATTCTTTTATTCATTTATTTCTTTAGAATAATTTCTTCAAAATTTTCGGTTTTTTCTGTATGCAAGAATAAATTTTTTGCTTCTTTTGGTGGCACAGTTAATTTTCTCTTTGTTAAATCTATCCAAGCCCCATAAACTTTTATGACTGCAGATAATTTTCCTGCTTCATTAAAAACTTCGTGGGTTATTTTCCAGCGCTCGCTGTTTGCAGAAAGTCCTGATAATTTTATGTTTACCGTTATATTTTCTCCCAAATGAATTTCTTTTCTAAAAGAGGTTTCTTCGGTAAATAAAATAGGACCAAGATTATGTTTGGTAAACTCGTTAATAGAGAAATTTTGTGCGGCAAAATAACGCACTCTAACTTCAGCAGCATATTCATTATATGCGGTATGGCGCATGTGTCTGTTTGGGTCAAAATCAGACCATTTTGTAGGAAATGTAACGTTGTAACTCATGGTGTAAAATTAAAAAAACCTGATACATTGTAAAGATATACCAGGCTTTGATGTTTAATTATGCTAATCTTCTAATTTTTTATAATTTTAGATGGTGCTCTTAACTTTAATTCACTTAAAACATTTAGCGCTTCTGAAACATACATATCTTTCGATAAATTTTTGTGCCAAGCGATTCTTTTGTCTTCTAAATCTTTATTATTTTTAAAAATAGATTGCTCATATTGAGGAGATACAAACGTTAAATTTGATTTGTAATCGAACACTGATTTAAATTTTTCAGCCTCTTTTTCTCTTGCCTCACTATCCTTTAAAAACTTTTTGTAGTTTAAAGAATAGGAAGTTTCATCTTGGTTTTTCTTTAACCATTTTGCATATTCATTCACCAGTTTAAAGTTTGTATCTTCTGCAATTCTTTCTTTACTCTTATATACAACATCATTAAAATTGGCGTATGAATTTGTTTGAGAATACTTGGCTTGTGGTACTTTATCCCATTCTAAAGCGCCTTCTAAATCACGTTCACCAAATTTCATATAGCTATATCTGCTTGGCATTGCAATATCGGAATACACGCCTTCTTTTTGAGTAGAACCACCGTTTACTCTATAAAATTTTTGAATGGTCATTTTTAAATATCCTAAATCTTCTTTATAATTTGGATAAAATTGATTGATCGGTAAAATATTCTGCACTGTTCCTTTTCCGTAAGTTTGGTTTCCTCCTAAAATTACTGCTCTTTTATAATCTTGCATTGCCGCAGCAAAAATTTCTGAAGCAGAAGCAGAAAATTCGTTTACTAAAACAACCACAGATCCTTCCCATTGAATTTGAGGATCAATATCACTTTTAACAATAGGGTTTTCTCCACGATATTTTACCTGTACAATCGGCCCTTGATTGATAAATAACCCTGATATTTCAATAGCTGTTTTTAAAGAACCACCTCCGTTATTTCTTAAATCTACAATTAAGCCAACAACACCTTCACTTTTTAATCGTTCGATTTCTTTTTCCATGTCCTTGGCAGAATCTCTATAATTATTATCTTTAAAATCGATATAAAAGCTTGGTAAATCTATAATTGCATATTTTTTACCATTCTTTTTAACAATACTAGATTTTACAAAAGTTTCATCTAATTGAACTACGTCTCTAATAATGGATATGATTTTTGTAGAACCATCTAATTTTTTCTTTACTGTTAATCTAACTTCAGTGCCTTTTTTTCCTTTTATAAATTTAATAGCATCCGATAAACGCATTCCTACGATATCTAAAGGTTCTTCATCGCCTTGCGCCACTCTTAAAATAATATCTCCAGGTTCTAATTCTCCTTGTTTAGATGCAGGGCCTCCAGCAACCAAATCAGAAACCTGAGTGTAAATTCCTTTTTCTTGCAAACGTGCGCCAATTCCTTCTACTTTTCCAGACATGGTTTGGTCAAAATTCTCTTTTTTTGTAGGATCCATGTACGTTGTATGTGGATCAAAAGCCCCTACAACAGAATTTAAGAAGGTAGAAAACCAATCATCATTTTCTAGTCTTTGTATTCTCATGTACAATTCATCCATGTTTTCTAAAACTTCTTTTCTTGCGGATACTTCAAGCGTTTCAAAAGATTCTATTGCATAGTTTTTGTCATCTTTAAGCTTTTCTTCTTGCAAATCAATTTGGTTTTGTATTCTGCCTAGTGTTTGTAATTTTAGTTGCTTTCTCCAGTAATCAATTAATTCATTATCGTTTTTCGCAAAAGGTACTTTCGTGTAGTCTAAATCTATGATTTCATTTTTATTAAACTGAAAGGGCTTTGCTAGTAAATCTGTATAATAAGATTTTGCATTTTTTGTTTTATCTAAAAAACGATTATAGACTAATTGGTAAAAAGAGATATCATCTTGCAACAGTTGGTTATCAATTTGATATTTATATTGTGAAAACTCTTTTAAATCTTCTTGCGTAAAATATCTTTTACTTGGGTCTAAACTATTAATAAAAGAATCGTAAACCAATTCAGAAAAATCATCATTTAGGTCTTTTGTAACAAAATGACCTCTCGTTAAAATGTTTTTTAAAACATATATTAAAACTCTATCTTTTTCGGCATCAGAATCTGAACTGCTATTTTGGTCTTGCGTATGGATAGAGAAACTAGTTAGCAATAAAAGGATTGCTAATAAAGTAGTACTAAATTTAGATGTCGTTTTCATAAATCTATTGTCGTTAATTTTATTTTTCAATGTACTAATTATCTAAAATTGTGCCATAATTACAGGCTTACAAGGTTACAAAAAATTAGTCTTTTTTATTCTTTAGGAAATGTTAAAAAGAAAATCATATAAATTAAATTATATTTGCTCTTACAGTAAAGATTCAATTTATACTTAAACCCTAAATTAATTTATGCAAGAAAGACCTTTAATTTTAGTAACCAATGATGATGGTATTACTGCTCCCGGAATTAGAGCACTTATTAAAATAATGAATAAAATTGGCGAAGTTGTGGTAGTGGCTCCCGATAGTCCACAGAGTGGAATGGGACATGCTATTACTGTTGATAATGTTCTGACTTGCAATCCGATAACGATTGATGATGGTCCTCAATTAGAATATACTTGTTCTGGAACGCCAGCAGATTGTATAAAAATGGCGATTAGCGAAATTTTAAATAAAAAACCAGATTTATGTGTTTCAGGGATTAACCATGGTGCAAATTCATCGATTAATGTTATTTATTCAGGAACTATGAGCGCAGCGATTGAAGCTGGTATAGAAGGAATTCCGGCAATTGGTTTCTCTTTATTAGATTATAAATGGCATGCAGATTTTAAGCCCGCTGAAGAGATTATAAAAAACATCACCTTAAATACGTTACTAAATGGTTTGCCAGACGGTATTGTGTTAAACGTAAACATTCCTAATTTAAAAAAGAAT is a window of Polaribacter litorisediminis DNA encoding:
- a CDS encoding carboxy terminal-processing peptidase; this encodes MKTTSKFSTTLLAILLLLTSFSIHTQDQNSSSDSDAEKDRVLIYVLKNILTRGHFVTKDLNDDFSELVYDSFINSLDPSKRYFTQEDLKEFSQYKYQIDNQLLQDDISFYQLVYNRFLDKTKNAKSYYTDLLAKPFQFNKNEIIDLDYTKVPFAKNDNELIDYWRKQLKLQTLGRIQNQIDLQEEKLKDDKNYAIESFETLEVSARKEVLENMDELYMRIQRLENDDWFSTFLNSVVGAFDPHTTYMDPTKKENFDQTMSGKVEGIGARLQEKGIYTQVSDLVAGGPASKQGELEPGDIILRVAQGDEEPLDIVGMRLSDAIKFIKGKKGTEVRLTVKKKLDGSTKIISIIRDVVQLDETFVKSSIVKKNGKKYAIIDLPSFYIDFKDNNYRDSAKDMEKEIERLKSEGVVGLIVDLRNNGGGSLKTAIEISGLFINQGPIVQVKYRGENPIVKSDIDPQIQWEGSVVVLVNEFSASASEIFAAAMQDYKRAVILGGNQTYGKGTVQNILPINQFYPNYKEDLGYLKMTIQKFYRVNGGSTQKEGVYSDIAMPSRYSYMKFGERDLEGALEWDKVPQAKYSQTNSYANFNDVVYKSKERIAEDTNFKLVNEYAKWLKKNQDETSYSLNYKKFLKDSEAREKEAEKFKSVFDYKSNLTFVSPQYEQSIFKNNKDLEDKRIAWHKNLSKDMYVSEALNVLSELKLRAPSKIIKN
- a CDS encoding NADPH:quinone oxidoreductase family protein produces the protein MKAIVCNKFGTPNTLQFQEIESPSPKKDEILIAVKACSVNFPDTLIIQGKYQFRPEFPFSPGSDVAGIVEKIGEDVQQFKVGDKVVGFISFGGFAEKAIVKAKDCFPKPKGMSMVNASAFLLAYGTSYHALKDRANLQKGETILILGASGGVGLTALELAKLMGAKVIAAASTKEKLDLCTQFGADEVINYTEESLKDKVKELTNGSGVDVIYDPVGGHFSELALRAIAWKGRHLVIGFANGEIPKIPINLTLLKGASIVGVFWGAFAQKEPKKSLENIHQLLTWFTKGYLKPHINKTYALKEAPKALEDMIQRKVKGKIVIDMDL
- the surE gene encoding 5'/3'-nucleotidase SurE, with product MQERPLILVTNDDGITAPGIRALIKIMNKIGEVVVVAPDSPQSGMGHAITVDNVLTCNPITIDDGPQLEYTCSGTPADCIKMAISEILNKKPDLCVSGINHGANSSINVIYSGTMSAAIEAGIEGIPAIGFSLLDYKWHADFKPAEEIIKNITLNTLLNGLPDGIVLNVNIPNLKKNEIKGNKICRQAIGVWKEIFDKRKSPFGKEYYWLSGEFVNRDKGQDTDVYALENGYVSIVPVQFDLTAHHMIQKLNSWEL
- a CDS encoding acyl-CoA thioesterase — its product is MSYNVTFPTKWSDFDPNRHMRHTAYNEYAAEVRVRYFAAQNFSINEFTKHNLGPILFTEETSFRKEIHLGENITVNIKLSGLSANSERWKITHEVFNEAGKLSAVIKVYGAWIDLTKRKLTVPPKEAKNLFLHTEKTENFEEIILKK
- a CDS encoding LruC domain-containing protein; the protein is MRNSKIIISLLMLTIVFNHCAKLENLVDPDTESLDSFIVPANFDWKTTQTLNVSVVLPNNGNIQPLIISNSSGSKIFFKGYPDDGSRTLNTIITIPSYISELRLMYNGTNEATIDLVSNSSLSYNFNTGSKLGNKSDFSPITLGSIANFAIFASAGAASSAGVSVITGNVGANVGAISGFGFPSVLNGIIENANIVTTQAVSDLNDLVVQIVNTVTTNSNHSAVFGSETLTPGVYAIGAAASIAGTLTLDAEGDRNAQFIFKIGGAFTTAANAKVLLINGASPDNVFWLATGACAMAASTSISGNVIANPGAVSMGDNGKLNGRLLSVTGAVSMLNGSALIPYPSYSGTLAFEDLWPSTGDYDFNDLVVDYDFNIIKNNQEFVQSINASFKIQAFGAAAHNGFGFTLPTVNPNDVVSVSGYDVLNNAVFNIGSNGLENGQSKSTIIVFDDTYRVMPTSTGGTGANTQLAYGYNEPVTIVVNIILADNAITFRELDINSFNPFMIVGTSVNGGSGSRVKEVHLANFEPSDLFDSSLFGQSSDDSSPVDGRYFLTADNLPSAINIAENFDWVFEYQDITEAYLLFKDWAESSGNIHNDWYLEGETYRDINLIYPNPAGN
- a CDS encoding DNA/RNA non-specific endonuclease, whose amino-acid sequence is MNKRIISAIILVLVLSFSLYQNKTNDAISNSLNTISEDKISEFNYLPTSTTGAIVLHDGYSLSYSEKHEQAEWVAYSLDKKDIVYTHRERPYFIEDPKVKTTSADWRNYKKSGYDRGHLCPAGDRRLSKKSYHETFYTSNISPQKQAFNAGIWNKLEQKTRSWAKKYGKLYVITGGILEDNLKTIGSEKVSVPNYFYKLLLVYSQREVKAIAFLMPHEQSEKPLQKFVVSIDALEEKTGIDFFHDLPDDLEHKLETSSNYNNWNFK